One part of the Methylobacterium mesophilicum SR1.6/6 genome encodes these proteins:
- a CDS encoding phosphoethanolamine transferase, whose amino-acid sequence MFGLVGMRRGGPLLSALLLGGTVPLAAAVLTAATGTAMAFTTLALLGIALFNLVFFTALLTAGVHFLGRTIFRILYSLLCLFLSLYLFAYTYHFLLYGQLIGDPSISALLDTNPQEALEFLNWATDWRRVLLALLAAVLAALALALTTPRSVPRPSRRIGLAAVALAGLMLPVGAWHRGISYFNPGFFLPRSVTNNLLYRAAAERMQAALEKNSVGDVTRPIERAATHILIIGESTTRRHMSLYGYERDTTPNLRRLAPELYVAEDVCSSRGQTVPALQELLTFASREDLAPLFEKPSLLQILKAAGFRTWWLSNQQLYGRWDNWSAILSGPADTRVFVNRVGWGAGVSLDEQLLAPLTMALADPAPLKFVIVHLLGAHAEYSLRYAPAFARFTNVSLPSTPRRLQGIEIDRYNAYDNAVLYTDHVVAQIIDAARETGENASVTFLSDHGEALGEVSDFHSHIDGPAPRQVYEIPFTMWISPALRNRLGAKVEDLRENLTRPYQTDSVINTLLDLYGIDHAGRVAERSLFAPALRIPVRYCDTLP is encoded by the coding sequence ATGTTCGGTCTCGTCGGGATGAGGCGGGGAGGACCGCTATTGTCAGCGCTTCTACTCGGTGGCACAGTCCCCCTTGCGGCGGCCGTTCTCACAGCTGCAACCGGCACCGCGATGGCTTTCACCACCCTCGCTCTTTTGGGCATTGCCCTTTTCAATCTCGTCTTCTTTACAGCGCTTTTAACAGCCGGCGTGCACTTCCTTGGGCGGACTATCTTCCGCATACTTTACAGCTTACTATGCCTTTTTTTGAGTCTCTACCTATTCGCTTACACATACCACTTCCTACTCTACGGACAGCTCATAGGCGATCCGTCGATCAGCGCGCTTCTCGATACCAATCCGCAGGAGGCCCTTGAATTTCTAAACTGGGCGACGGACTGGCGTCGTGTGCTTCTGGCCCTCCTGGCGGCGGTTCTCGCCGCACTTGCGCTCGCCCTAACGACGCCACGCTCAGTCCCGAGGCCGTCGCGGCGAATTGGGCTCGCTGCGGTTGCGCTTGCCGGCCTGATGCTGCCGGTCGGCGCTTGGCATCGCGGCATCTCGTATTTCAATCCGGGCTTCTTCCTGCCGCGCTCGGTTACCAACAACCTGCTCTACCGCGCCGCGGCCGAGCGCATGCAGGCCGCCCTTGAGAAGAATAGTGTCGGCGATGTCACCCGACCAATAGAGCGGGCGGCGACCCACATCCTCATCATCGGGGAATCCACCACGCGCCGCCACATGTCCCTCTATGGTTACGAGCGTGACACGACACCCAACCTGCGTCGGCTCGCGCCGGAACTCTATGTCGCTGAGGACGTCTGTTCGTCCCGCGGCCAGACGGTTCCGGCACTGCAGGAATTGCTCACCTTCGCATCTCGCGAGGATCTTGCGCCGCTCTTCGAGAAACCGAGTCTGCTCCAGATCCTGAAGGCCGCCGGTTTCCGCACGTGGTGGCTTTCGAACCAGCAACTCTACGGCAGATGGGACAACTGGTCTGCGATCCTGTCGGGACCGGCTGACACACGTGTCTTCGTGAACCGCGTCGGCTGGGGCGCGGGCGTCAGCCTCGACGAACAGCTTCTCGCTCCCCTCACAATGGCCCTCGCCGACCCAGCGCCCCTGAAATTCGTAATTGTTCACCTACTCGGCGCGCACGCCGAATACAGCCTCCGATATGCGCCAGCGTTTGCACGCTTTACCAACGTGTCGCTTCCTTCTACGCCACGGCGCCTACAGGGAATCGAAATCGACCGCTACAACGCCTATGACAACGCCGTGCTCTACACGGATCATGTGGTCGCACAGATCATAGATGCCGCTCGCGAGACCGGCGAGAACGCAAGCGTCACCTTTCTCTCCGACCATGGCGAGGCGCTCGGCGAGGTCTCGGACTTCCACTCCCACATTGATGGCCCCGCCCCACGCCAAGTCTACGAGATTCCATTCACAATGTGGATCTCGCCGGCGCTGCGCAACCGCCTCGGCGCCAAGGTTGAGGACCTTCGGGAGAATCTAACGCGGCCCTACCAGACGGACAGCGTCATCAATACCCTTCTTGACCTGTACGGCATCGACCATGCCGGCCGCGTCGCCGAAAGGAGCCTGTTCGCGCCCGCGTTACGGATCCCGGTCCGATACTGTGACACCCTGCCTTGA
- a CDS encoding acyltransferase family protein, which produces MAESTKFRILGFNGLRALCVIAVFLSHKCNLEFYAAPLGVWTFLVISGFLIIGELHGARLDVEAARYGVGTALRIFATKRALRIFPAYYGLLALLFLVRRLYDPMGNGLDFVWHAVYLSNYFSAFVSPNLGSPFGVLWTLSVEQQFYVLAPLAFVLCPAVWHARICICVVVVAAAGHLLMQHHGVSARDIYLTSPWNFALIALGGAAGILMRAERYRAPLRRPLPLLIAMTIIATYSASWLAARVPDPIGGFSTFTVSIALALLVAWIRCNQESLAVRLLEWPPLEYFGVISYGFYLIHNFIPSRSIPGYIGLANYPILGWFIGALISFAISVALAHISWRFYEKPILGLRARLLPKRVELPKVAIGAAGSPT; this is translated from the coding sequence ATGGCAGAGTCGACTAAATTTAGAATACTTGGCTTTAACGGGCTACGCGCTTTGTGCGTAATAGCCGTATTCCTATCGCACAAGTGCAATCTTGAGTTTTATGCCGCGCCCTTGGGGGTATGGACTTTCTTAGTAATTTCAGGATTCCTCATCATTGGCGAGTTGCATGGGGCGCGCCTTGATGTGGAGGCCGCTCGTTACGGGGTCGGCACGGCACTGCGCATCTTCGCCACTAAGCGAGCGCTACGTATCTTTCCAGCCTACTATGGATTGCTGGCTCTCCTCTTTCTTGTACGAAGGCTATATGACCCTATGGGAAATGGCCTCGATTTTGTTTGGCACGCGGTCTATTTGTCGAACTATTTCTCAGCGTTCGTCAGTCCCAATTTAGGCAGTCCTTTCGGAGTCCTATGGACGCTGTCGGTCGAACAGCAGTTCTATGTGCTTGCCCCGCTCGCCTTCGTGCTGTGCCCGGCGGTCTGGCATGCACGCATCTGTATTTGCGTGGTGGTCGTTGCCGCAGCAGGGCACTTATTGATGCAACATCACGGCGTGTCAGCGCGGGATATCTACCTGACAAGTCCTTGGAATTTCGCGCTGATCGCATTGGGAGGAGCGGCTGGCATTCTCATGCGCGCGGAGCGATACCGCGCGCCCTTACGCAGGCCACTTCCGCTCCTCATCGCGATGACCATCATCGCAACTTACAGCGCGAGTTGGCTTGCCGCCCGTGTGCCCGATCCCATTGGCGGATTTTCAACTTTCACAGTCAGCATTGCGCTAGCATTGCTTGTTGCATGGATACGTTGTAATCAAGAAAGTTTAGCGGTCCGGTTACTTGAGTGGCCGCCGCTTGAATATTTTGGGGTTATCAGTTACGGGTTCTATCTCATTCATAACTTCATACCGAGCCGATCAATTCCAGGCTATATTGGTCTTGCGAACTATCCAATCTTGGGCTGGTTCATTGGTGCCTTAATCAGCTTTGCAATTAGCGTTGCTCTCGCACATATTTCCTGGCGCTTCTATGAGAAGCCTATCCTTGGACTCCGCGCACGGCTGCTACCTAAGCGCGTGGAGCTACCTAAGGTCGCGATTGGAGCTGCTGGTTCACCGACCTGA
- a CDS encoding glycoside hydrolase family 16 protein yields MKSRFRKAILMMSPASVLSVVSVLAACNQLQAGDGSLQICRYKKVWGDDFNDLSVSKSNNERARWSAHTPWNGDFGDAKFLDPIDFYSDPERNVPFFVKNGILTIRARKHENGKWTSGLLSSADPTTAGFAQTYGYFEARMKLPPGPGVWPAFWLASNSRKDDKTPSVEIDVIEYYGHIPDAFNSVLHVWNKINPEENRGEAITTKVPSGSLSETFHTYGVEVTKEWIIFYLDRREIGRKPTPHEHTKPLMMLVNLALGSGWPIDKTRNPSDLLVDYVHAYAPDLPKRDLICKE; encoded by the coding sequence ATGAAATCGCGTTTCCGAAAAGCGATCCTGATGATGTCCCCGGCCTCAGTGCTGAGCGTCGTTTCTGTCCTTGCAGCGTGTAATCAGCTTCAGGCAGGGGACGGATCACTGCAGATTTGCCGTTACAAAAAAGTCTGGGGTGACGATTTTAATGATTTAAGCGTATCTAAGTCCAACAACGAACGAGCGCGGTGGTCTGCACACACCCCCTGGAATGGCGATTTCGGCGACGCAAAGTTTCTGGATCCTATAGACTTTTACTCAGACCCCGAAAGGAACGTGCCGTTCTTTGTGAAAAATGGCATATTGACTATTAGAGCCAGGAAGCACGAGAACGGCAAGTGGACGTCGGGTTTGCTGTCTTCCGCTGACCCGACGACGGCCGGTTTCGCACAGACATACGGTTACTTCGAGGCACGTATGAAGTTGCCTCCCGGTCCAGGAGTTTGGCCGGCGTTCTGGCTTGCATCCAATTCACGGAAGGACGACAAGACTCCGAGCGTCGAGATCGATGTCATAGAGTATTATGGACACATTCCGGATGCCTTCAATTCTGTTCTGCATGTTTGGAATAAGATCAATCCCGAAGAAAATCGAGGCGAAGCAATTACCACTAAGGTGCCAAGCGGTAGTTTGAGCGAGACTTTTCACACCTATGGCGTCGAAGTGACAAAGGAATGGATCATATTCTATTTAGATCGGCGCGAGATCGGCAGAAAGCCAACTCCGCACGAGCACACGAAGCCACTGATGATGCTTGTCAATCTTGCCCTCGGATCAGGTTGGCCTATCGACAAAACGCGGAATCCTTCAGATTTGCTTGTTGATTATGTTCATGCCTATGCGCCCGATTTGCCTAAGCGCGATCTGATCTGCAAGGAATGA
- a CDS encoding alpha/beta fold hydrolase, whose product MGAEFMSAAMKDVESSILEYPVEFNGNFGWFSAGVSERAVILCGTLGFEQLSAHRAWRELAAQIAGAGCAVLRFDYPGEGDSLDIDPRRLDNFTNAIFQAVMFLRTEAEAKEIVLVGLRLGATLAALVAANCNVDGLALLAPFTSGRAYLREMRLRATTIDHLPDGTPIPQKADELLLGSFRLHSSLIVDISKIDLFADIRAPAPRVLIIGSDTKRLAQRYKDLGCEVSTDLFPELANLLVSDMFSETPTEAFKHVTNFVIHQASLSTETRRTPAPASQINGPGWSERPRQFGHGMFGVLCRPEHSAADTPIILFIGSGRNPHSGRGRQIVALSRKLAQSGVSSFRFDLLGIGDSVERRDGSSPLYSLDAVNDVRAVIDHLQASTQNPVMVVGFCSGAFLAFHAICRDERISAAVLVNLFCFDWNPSYDLETMMRNPNWGLASYAAQAKSRASWSRLFRDPKRILSILMKLSRLAGRVSKRSVKNIFQKVNFQDTVSGRIDNVRKRGASLAFIFSENEPGMLEVYRNLGHDKKKVEDIIGGPIVVIDKADHNLANEGVFDEFDLALRGIIQNENAKLAAHNRREHFGVVSKV is encoded by the coding sequence ATGGGCGCTGAATTCATGTCGGCAGCAATGAAAGATGTCGAGTCATCTATTCTTGAATATCCTGTTGAATTTAATGGAAATTTTGGCTGGTTCAGTGCTGGTGTCAGCGAACGCGCTGTGATTTTGTGCGGAACTTTAGGATTCGAACAACTTTCAGCTCATCGAGCATGGCGAGAATTAGCAGCGCAGATCGCGGGTGCTGGATGTGCAGTTCTGCGTTTCGATTACCCAGGAGAGGGCGATTCGCTCGACATCGATCCCCGGCGCCTGGATAATTTTACCAACGCGATTTTTCAAGCAGTCATGTTTCTTCGCACTGAAGCTGAAGCGAAGGAGATCGTACTGGTTGGACTTCGACTAGGCGCGACTCTCGCGGCTCTGGTTGCAGCCAATTGCAACGTTGACGGACTTGCCCTTCTCGCGCCTTTTACAAGCGGTCGAGCTTATTTGCGAGAAATGAGATTACGAGCGACTACGATCGATCATCTCCCGGATGGTACGCCAATCCCTCAGAAAGCTGACGAATTGCTGCTTGGCAGTTTTCGTTTACACAGTTCTCTGATTGTTGATATTTCAAAAATTGATTTGTTTGCTGATATACGAGCGCCGGCTCCCAGAGTACTTATCATCGGCAGCGACACCAAACGCCTCGCACAGCGATACAAGGATCTTGGCTGTGAAGTGTCGACAGACTTGTTTCCAGAACTTGCCAATCTTCTTGTCAGTGACATGTTTTCGGAAACGCCGACCGAAGCATTTAAACATGTTACGAATTTTGTTATTCACCAAGCGAGTTTATCGACGGAGACGCGACGAACGCCCGCACCGGCGAGCCAGATCAATGGTCCGGGCTGGAGCGAAAGGCCGAGACAATTCGGTCATGGCATGTTCGGCGTCTTGTGCCGGCCGGAACACAGTGCGGCCGATACTCCAATAATCTTGTTTATTGGCTCAGGTCGTAACCCACACTCGGGAAGAGGACGGCAGATTGTAGCCCTATCCCGCAAGTTAGCGCAATCCGGCGTATCGTCCTTCCGATTTGATCTCCTCGGCATCGGAGACAGTGTGGAAAGAAGGGACGGTTCATCGCCCTTGTACTCGCTGGACGCTGTCAATGACGTAAGAGCCGTTATTGATCATTTGCAAGCGTCAACTCAAAATCCGGTCATGGTCGTCGGATTTTGTAGCGGAGCGTTTCTCGCGTTTCACGCTATATGTCGAGATGAGCGGATCTCAGCGGCAGTTCTCGTAAACTTATTTTGCTTTGATTGGAATCCCTCGTATGATCTTGAAACTATGATGCGTAACCCGAATTGGGGCTTGGCGAGCTATGCAGCACAAGCCAAGAGCCGTGCATCATGGTCTCGCCTCTTTCGTGATCCCAAAAGAATTTTGAGCATATTGATGAAGCTATCGCGCCTTGCAGGTCGAGTTTCCAAAAGGAGCGTAAAAAATATATTCCAGAAAGTCAATTTTCAAGATACTGTAAGTGGCCGGATCGATAATGTCCGCAAACGCGGCGCGTCTCTTGCCTTCATTTTCAGCGAAAACGAGCCAGGCATGTTGGAGGTTTATAGAAATTTGGGACATGATAAGAAGAAGGTCGAGGATATTATTGGAGGCCCCATTGTCGTGATTGATAAGGCGGACCATAATCTCGCCAATGAAGGAGTGTTTGATGAATTTGACCTGGCGTTGAGAGGCATCATTCAAAATGAAAACGCCAAGTTAGCCGCACATAATCGACGTGAGCATTTTGGCGTGGTGTCGAAGGTCTGA
- a CDS encoding glycosyltransferase family 2 protein gives MASEMKIARYLKSYLINGIVAWIRRTAKSRDLACIKLRPELSQAIHVVLMIVKNEQSRIPFFLRYYRNLGFQHFVAIDNCSTDGTREILLQEHDVSLFEAKGGFKSARFGMDWVNHIAAKYCANKWLLHVDADEFLVFEGYKTRKILEFTKDLAARNQISVQCVMLDMYSDRLPSENFYRSGQDPLTICNKFDASGYQVTYDSVSRTSWIKGGVRNRLFFEEISSSPALNKTPLTYWKSHYAFIKCAHELWPPRLNNGDSIEGGPHHGALLHFKFLSDFDSKILNEITSQQHTAEYSQYILGANRAYEKGFVFSETVDYNDWNTLVQVGLISQIYSKESRVTV, from the coding sequence ATGGCCTCTGAGATGAAAATTGCGAGATATCTTAAATCTTATCTTATTAACGGGATTGTCGCATGGATCCGCCGCACTGCGAAATCAAGAGACTTGGCGTGCATCAAACTTCGACCGGAATTGAGCCAGGCGATCCATGTTGTTTTGATGATTGTCAAGAATGAGCAATCGCGGATACCGTTCTTTCTGCGATATTATAGAAACTTAGGATTTCAGCATTTTGTAGCAATCGACAACTGCTCTACCGATGGCACAAGGGAAATCTTATTACAGGAGCATGATGTATCGCTATTTGAAGCCAAAGGCGGATTCAAGAGCGCGAGATTTGGCATGGACTGGGTTAATCACATCGCGGCAAAATATTGCGCAAATAAATGGCTTCTACATGTTGACGCAGACGAATTTTTAGTCTTCGAAGGCTACAAGACTCGTAAAATTTTAGAGTTTACCAAGGACCTCGCAGCTCGCAATCAAATCAGCGTCCAGTGCGTCATGCTGGACATGTATAGTGACCGATTGCCCTCTGAGAATTTTTATAGGTCTGGGCAGGATCCATTGACAATCTGCAACAAGTTTGATGCCTCCGGATATCAAGTCACATACGATTCGGTTTCAAGAACCAGTTGGATCAAGGGTGGCGTGCGAAATAGATTATTTTTTGAGGAGATTTCTAGCTCTCCGGCGCTGAATAAGACGCCTTTGACATACTGGAAGAGCCATTATGCCTTCATTAAGTGCGCCCATGAACTTTGGCCGCCAAGGCTTAACAATGGCGACTCCATTGAAGGAGGACCACACCATGGAGCGCTGCTCCATTTTAAGTTCTTAAGTGATTTTGACTCGAAAATTTTGAACGAAATCACGAGCCAGCAGCATACCGCTGAGTACAGTCAATATATACTTGGAGCCAATCGAGCTTATGAGAAGGGTTTTGTATTCAGTGAAACTGTCGACTATAATGACTGGAATACACTTGTGCAAGTTGGACTCATCTCACAGATATACTCGAAAGAAAGTAGAGTAACGGTTTAG
- a CDS encoding lipopolysaccharide biosynthesis protein yields the protein MSSKRALNGALLTISSKIIGKGIDFITLLVLARTLGPSEFGIVAIAMTLISIIDMITDFPVGAALICMPNISKSHLDTAFTINLARSFLIASVTAALSVPFAAIYGMPQLHDLVLALSLCSVARGMTSPGIALTVKNLDFRPTFVIETFGKAIGSIAAITCAYMGAGVWSIVVNTVVAPAASSSLSYIIAPCWPRLTFLQYKYFLSFSGWLSLSKAFAAFNWQYDRLLLGKFVDHAQFGRYTMANDIAALPAQSLILPTVTPMMSTFAKSTGNRPILTQQYERCLRAVSMVGVPIFFGLSVAADPLVRALLGEKWLSVVPFLQIIAIEPIFYLLTQPFPALAAALGKTKILFNLSFVEFMLKLPVIAIGAWQFGAEGVILSRLLCSFILMIITMYCLKSMIGLSPFTQLRQCAIPLMAGAAMYCAVGLLGGTIAGVFVNIYVTTAVVVSVGAMAYLLALLIAGYNIKSLVAVFR from the coding sequence ATGAGTTCCAAACGAGCGCTTAACGGTGCCCTGTTAACAATTTCTTCAAAGATAATTGGAAAGGGAATCGATTTTATCACGTTACTTGTTCTCGCAAGAACGCTCGGACCCAGTGAATTCGGCATCGTTGCGATTGCGATGACGTTGATATCGATAATCGATATGATTACCGATTTCCCAGTTGGTGCTGCCCTCATTTGCATGCCTAACATTTCTAAATCACATCTAGACACTGCCTTTACAATTAATCTAGCAAGAAGTTTTTTGATAGCGTCTGTAACTGCTGCGCTGTCCGTGCCGTTCGCCGCAATCTACGGAATGCCTCAATTGCATGATTTAGTATTAGCACTAAGTTTGTGTTCGGTCGCGCGAGGCATGACAAGTCCTGGCATCGCTTTAACGGTAAAGAATTTGGATTTTAGACCGACATTCGTTATCGAAACGTTTGGGAAAGCTATAGGTAGCATAGCTGCCATCACCTGCGCATATATGGGCGCGGGAGTTTGGTCGATTGTCGTAAATACTGTTGTAGCTCCAGCGGCATCCTCAAGCCTGTCATATATTATCGCCCCGTGCTGGCCAAGATTAACTTTTCTGCAGTACAAATATTTTCTTTCATTCTCCGGCTGGCTGAGCCTATCGAAGGCATTTGCCGCATTCAATTGGCAGTATGATAGACTATTGCTAGGTAAATTTGTAGATCACGCGCAGTTTGGCAGATATACTATGGCCAATGACATCGCGGCGCTGCCGGCGCAGAGTCTGATCTTGCCAACAGTAACACCGATGATGTCAACGTTCGCAAAATCGACTGGCAATCGACCGATACTCACTCAACAATACGAACGATGCTTGCGAGCAGTTTCGATGGTCGGGGTCCCCATATTTTTTGGCCTTAGCGTTGCAGCAGACCCCCTAGTTCGAGCACTTCTCGGAGAAAAATGGCTCTCCGTGGTGCCGTTCTTGCAGATAATCGCGATTGAGCCCATTTTTTACTTATTGACTCAGCCATTTCCAGCGCTTGCTGCTGCACTTGGAAAGACAAAGATTTTATTCAATCTGTCTTTCGTCGAATTTATGCTGAAATTGCCAGTGATTGCGATCGGCGCCTGGCAGTTCGGTGCCGAGGGAGTCATATTATCACGGCTGCTGTGTTCATTTATATTGATGATAATAACGATGTATTGCTTAAAATCGATGATTGGGCTGAGTCCGTTTACACAGCTGCGACAATGCGCAATACCATTGATGGCCGGAGCCGCGATGTATTGTGCGGTTGGTCTATTAGGGGGAACTATCGCCGGTGTCTTTGTCAATATATATGTCACCACTGCGGTTGTCGTTTCTGTCGGTGCAATGGCATATTTGCTTGCCCTTCTAATTGCAGGATATAATATTAAATCTCTCGTCGCAGTTTTTAGATGA